In Helicobacter bilis, a genomic segment contains:
- a CDS encoding FeoA family protein, with product MRIYIFMLLFYRVFTLKIDIIVVVIMTLLDMQRNETYRIKSVCNMQNLLAQRLHSLGIYEGASVQLGYVSMWQHTYSVYVNGTQVALRKSEAELIEIEKI from the coding sequence TTGCGAATTTATATTTTTATGTTACTATTTTACAGAGTTTTTACTTTGAAAATAGACATTATTGTGGTGGTGATTATGACTTTGCTTGATATGCAACGTAATGAAACATATAGGATAAAATCTGTATGTAATATGCAGAATCTACTCGCACAAAGACTGCATTCTCTAGGTATTTATGAAGGGGCTTCTGTGCAACTTGGATATGTCTCAATGTGGCAACACACTTATAGTGTATATGTGAATGGCACACAAGTGGCACTGCGAAAGAGTGAAGCGGAATTAATTGAAATTGAAAAAATATAA
- the fliH gene encoding flagellar assembly protein FliH translates to MLSRNHNLIQDEQKGDHSINKYEFKAIVPLEIQTNTDSTENTTDEQNVEQVNAYRPPTMNSLEKELIEKLLHKSDELSGNLAKLEMQFEKNQVSMQETLEKTSDESYKRGFEEGKNEAKQAMEAEIQAEREKIVQSLITLENTLKQSQIHLEALEKELSSIAIDMAKEVIVKEIEENSQRVALELTRSLLSNIMEATQIGIKVNPIDYVYLKENLKDKEKIQIEADNAISRGGVVISSNLGNLDGNVMSRYKMLKQSVLDNLND, encoded by the coding sequence ATGTTATCTCGTAATCACAATCTCATACAAGATGAACAAAAAGGTGATCACTCAATCAATAAATATGAGTTTAAAGCTATTGTGCCTTTAGAGATTCAGACAAATACAGATTCCACTGAAAATACAACCGATGAGCAAAATGTAGAGCAAGTGAATGCATATCGTCCGCCAACTATGAACTCTTTAGAAAAGGAATTAATCGAAAAGCTATTGCATAAAAGTGATGAGTTATCCGGGAATCTTGCAAAGCTTGAAATGCAGTTTGAAAAAAATCAAGTAAGCATGCAAGAAACACTTGAAAAAACAAGTGATGAGTCATATAAAAGGGGATTTGAAGAGGGAAAAAATGAAGCAAAACAAGCAATGGAAGCAGAGATACAAGCAGAGCGTGAAAAGATAGTGCAATCATTGATCACTTTAGAAAATACACTAAAACAATCACAAATCCATCTTGAAGCCCTTGAAAAAGAGTTAAGTTCTATTGCTATTGATATGGCAAAAGAAGTTATAGTAAAAGAAATTGAGGAAAATTCACAGCGAGTTGCTTTGGAACTTACAAGATCTTTACTATCAAATATTATGGAAGCAACACAAATTGGTATTAAGGTCAATCCTATTGATTATGTATATTTGAAGGAAAATCTAAAGGATAAAGAAAAAATACAGATTGAAGCGGATAATGCCATTTCTCGTGGGGGTGTTGTTATCTCATCAAATCTTGGTAATCTCGATGGAAATGTAATGTCTCGCTATAAGATGCTGAAGCAGTCAGTGTTGGATAATTTAAATGATTAG
- the hisA gene encoding 1-(5-phosphoribosyl)-5-[(5-phosphoribosylamino)methylideneamino]imidazole-4-carboxamide isomerase, whose product MAILFPAIDLLGGKAVRLTKGEKKSAKEYGNALDFAKYFEDCGAKWLHIVDLDGAFEGSPKNLSVIENIATETNLQIQVGGGIRTEDTIKNYLNAGVCRTILGSIALQNLDWTISMAEKYPIALSIDSKDGNIATHGWVNVSEIKAIDFAAKLKGSSVQAIVCTDIQQDGMLSGINFALTEEIAEISGIFTIASGGFSGQKDLDMLHNYPKVGGVIIGKAFYEGKLDFKNVKF is encoded by the coding sequence ATGGCAATTTTATTTCCTGCAATAGATTTGTTAGGCGGAAAGGCTGTGCGTTTAACAAAGGGTGAGAAAAAAAGTGCTAAAGAGTATGGTAATGCCCTTGATTTTGCAAAATATTTTGAAGATTGCGGTGCAAAATGGCTTCATATAGTGGATTTAGATGGTGCGTTTGAGGGAAGTCCAAAAAATCTTAGCGTAATAGAAAATATTGCAACTGAAACTAATCTGCAAATACAAGTTGGCGGTGGAATCCGCACTGAAGACACTATAAAAAATTACCTAAATGCTGGTGTATGTCGCACGATTTTAGGCTCTATCGCCCTGCAAAATCTAGATTGGACTATCTCAATGGCAGAAAAATATCCAATTGCTTTAAGCATAGATTCTAAAGATGGCAATATTGCTACTCATGGTTGGGTAAATGTGAGTGAAATAAAAGCAATTGATTTTGCTGCAAAGTTAAAAGGCAGTAGTGTGCAGGCAATAGTTTGCACGGACATTCAACAAGATGGTATGCTTTCTGGTATTAATTTTGCTTTGACTGAAGAGATTGCGGAAATTAGTGGCATTTTTACCATCGCAAGTGGTGGTTTTTCTGGACAGAAAGATTTAGATATGTTGCATAATTACCCAAAAGTTGGTGGTGTAATCATAGGAAAGGCATTTTATGAAGGTAAGCTTGATTTTAAAAATGTAAAATTTTAA
- the fliF gene encoding flagellar basal-body MS-ring/collar protein FliF, translating into MDFKAIFTQLQNLIKKLNRKQQIVILVTVVVFVAFLSYLIVSSLGSKKGDSVDGFGILFSAENPADAGSAISYLKQQNIPYKMINDNTIAVPQDQVFVLRNELAAQGIIKGRVDYDIFNENSFGATQSEFDVKKLRAIKGQLEKTLMALAPIQDARVEIAEPKDDVFVKTRAVPSASVALTLRDGMTLTQNQIFGIQNLIANSFNGLKPENVIMVDQYGNPLNKRDEATIENEQAFKNFAYKVQAEQEIANKIRQSLSRLAGGTDRMTVSVNLDYDFGKQESTEEIYSKESAVASESGKEIERKGLAPKDPGGVPGVINNIAEVKDLDSNNREEYRESQFVKNYMPDKKTTTMRLQTPQLKRMTVGVVIDGTYTEETNEETGFITMKYTPRSPEELAEIKKIVEASSGYDESRNDIVSVIAGQLNAIGSGTPPLTNFEKVAQAVEKYLGPFMPLLRYVLVVIVLFFFYKKVIAPFAERMLEVHEEEETEKQPLFDFDDDDDTLNRANEMRKRVEEQLGIGGGFNEDAVKYDVLLEKIKEAVRTKPDEIAGLFQALIRDEIEMK; encoded by the coding sequence TTGGATTTTAAAGCGATATTTACGCAGTTACAAAATTTAATTAAAAAATTAAATCGAAAACAACAAATTGTTATTCTTGTAACTGTTGTTGTTTTTGTTGCTTTTTTATCATATCTCATTGTATCCTCTTTAGGTTCAAAGAAAGGGGATAGTGTCGATGGTTTTGGGATTCTCTTTTCAGCTGAGAATCCAGCAGATGCAGGGTCTGCGATAAGCTATCTTAAGCAGCAAAATATCCCTTATAAAATGATTAATGACAACACTATTGCAGTGCCACAAGACCAAGTCTTTGTTTTGCGTAATGAGCTTGCCGCACAGGGCATTATAAAAGGCAGGGTTGATTATGATATTTTTAATGAAAATAGCTTTGGTGCAACACAAAGTGAATTTGATGTTAAAAAACTGCGTGCAATTAAGGGACAATTAGAAAAGACATTAATGGCATTAGCCCCCATACAAGATGCAAGAGTTGAGATTGCAGAACCAAAAGATGATGTATTTGTAAAAACTCGTGCTGTGCCTAGTGCAAGTGTAGCATTAACGCTTAGAGATGGCATGACGCTTACACAGAATCAAATCTTTGGTATTCAAAACCTTATTGCAAATTCATTCAATGGGCTTAAACCAGAAAATGTTATCATGGTAGATCAATATGGTAATCCACTAAATAAACGCGATGAAGCAACCATTGAAAACGAACAGGCATTTAAAAACTTTGCTTATAAGGTGCAGGCAGAACAAGAGATTGCAAACAAGATTAGACAATCGTTAAGCAGGCTTGCTGGTGGCACAGACAGAATGACTGTGAGTGTGAATCTAGACTATGACTTTGGTAAGCAAGAAAGCACAGAAGAGATATATAGTAAAGAATCTGCTGTTGCAAGTGAGTCTGGTAAAGAGATAGAGAGAAAGGGACTTGCACCAAAAGATCCGGGTGGCGTTCCGGGTGTTATTAATAACATTGCCGAAGTTAAAGACCTAGATTCCAATAATAGAGAAGAGTATAGAGAAAGTCAGTTTGTTAAAAACTATATGCCCGATAAAAAGACAACGACTATGCGATTGCAAACCCCCCAACTTAAACGCATGACTGTTGGTGTTGTGATTGATGGGACTTATACTGAAGAGACAAATGAAGAAACGGGCTTTATTACAATGAAATATACCCCAAGAAGCCCAGAAGAGCTTGCAGAGATTAAAAAAATTGTCGAAGCAAGTTCAGGTTATGATGAAAGTCGTAATGATATTGTAAGCGTTATTGCTGGGCAGCTTAATGCTATTGGTTCTGGCACACCACCATTAACAAACTTTGAAAAAGTAGCCCAAGCGGTTGAAAAATATCTCGGTCCATTTATGCCGTTACTACGATATGTGCTTGTTGTTATCGTGCTATTCTTCTTCTATAAAAAGGTTATTGCACCATTTGCGGAGCGTATGCTTGAAGTGCATGAAGAAGAGGAGACAGAGAAACAACCGCTATTTGACTTTGATGATGATGATGATACGCTAAACAGAGCGAATGAAATGCGTAAAAGAGTGGAAGAGCAGCTTGGCATTGGCGGTGGATTCAACGAAGATGCTGTAAAATATGATGTGTTGTTAGAAAAAATCAAAGAAGCAGTGAGAACGAAACCAGATGAGATAGCAGGTTTATTTCAAGCACTCATACGCGATGAAATCGAAATGAAATAA
- the hisC gene encoding histidinol-phosphate transaminase gives MKFHQHISVLPTYEVGKPLELVMRDYNIEPQNIIKLGSNENPLGTSPLAKEAILENACNAYIYPDDSYYELKESLAKKYDIESNQIIIGSGSDQIIEFCIHAICDKNTKVLMAKTTFAMYAIYAKHCNATILRTPDFFHNLDSMLQYYEAHKPSIIFLCTPNNPLGEALPKSQVIDFLKKIDRESLVVLDCAYMEYCAYKDSNYAISPKDIIDFPNVIYLGTFSKIYGLGGMRVGYGIANKTIIDTLNKIRPPFNITTLSLKAASASLFDEEFLLDSVTNNFSEMEKYKHFAKQYEIDILESYANFVTFILHNKLNSTKISNLLLRQGIVVRDLASYGLSAMRITIGIPQQNDIVIQKLTDILQDL, from the coding sequence ATGAAATTTCACCAGCATATCTCTGTTTTGCCTACTTATGAAGTTGGAAAACCACTAGAGCTTGTTATGCGTGATTACAATATTGAGCCACAAAATATTATTAAGCTTGGTAGCAATGAAAATCCGCTAGGCACATCGCCGCTTGCAAAGGAAGCAATCCTTGAGAATGCGTGTAATGCATATATATATCCCGATGATTCTTACTATGAGCTTAAAGAATCTTTGGCAAAAAAATATGATATAGAAAGCAATCAAATCATTATTGGTAGTGGTAGCGACCAAATAATTGAGTTTTGCATACATGCAATTTGTGATAAAAATACTAAGGTGCTTATGGCAAAAACGACTTTTGCAATGTATGCTATCTATGCAAAGCATTGCAATGCTACTATTTTACGCACACCTGATTTTTTTCATAATCTAGATTCTATGTTGCAATATTATGAAGCACATAAGCCTAGCATAATCTTTCTATGTACGCCAAATAATCCGCTTGGAGAAGCGTTGCCTAAATCTCAAGTGATTGATTTTTTAAAAAAAATTGATAGAGAGAGTCTTGTAGTCCTAGATTGTGCGTATATGGAGTATTGTGCGTATAAAGATTCTAATTATGCGATTAGTCCTAAGGATATTATAGATTTTCCAAATGTAATTTATCTGGGGACTTTTTCTAAAATATATGGATTAGGTGGTATGCGTGTTGGATATGGTATCGCAAACAAGACTATAATTGACACATTAAATAAGATAAGACCGCCTTTTAATATCACGACTTTAAGCCTTAAAGCCGCTAGTGCTAGTCTTTTTGATGAAGAGTTTTTGCTAGATTCTGTTACAAATAATTTTAGTGAAATGGAAAAATATAAGCATTTTGCAAAGCAATATGAGATTGATATTTTGGAATCTTATGCAAATTTTGTTACTTTTATATTGCATAATAAGTTAAATTCTACTAAAATAAGCAATTTATTGTTACGGCAAGGAATTGTTGTGCGAGATTTGGCAAGTTATGGACTTAGTGCTATGCGGATTACCATTGGAATCCCACAGCAAAATGACATTGTCATACAAAAATTAACAGATATACTACAAGATTTATAA
- the fliG gene encoding flagellar motor switch protein FliG, with the protein MAMTLTPKQRAQYDELSMSEKVAILLIQVGEEITSEVFHHLDIESITEISKHIMQLGGTDKAVGAAVLEEFYTILQSNQYINSGGVDYARELLIKTLGPDIAKRVLDKLAKTMQSTKNFGYLDKVKPQQLADFIVNEHPQTIALILAHMDSGGAAETLGFFTDELRAEISIRMANLGDISPSVVKRVSAVLEQQVESLTSYKVEVGGPRAVAEMFNRMGQKTAKATLAQIEQRDEQLANEIKEMMFTFEDMIKLDKSAIIEILKVADKKDLALALKSSADELKQKFMSNMSSRASEQFAEEIQFLGAVKVRDIEAAQRKIIEIVQNLSEQGLIQLGEQDDVIS; encoded by the coding sequence ATGGCAATGACCTTAACTCCAAAGCAACGAGCTCAGTATGATGAACTCTCTATGTCTGAAAAAGTAGCGATTCTACTCATTCAAGTTGGTGAAGAAATCACAAGCGAAGTATTCCATCATTTAGATATAGAATCTATTACTGAAATCAGTAAGCATATCATGCAATTAGGTGGCACAGACAAGGCTGTGGGTGCTGCTGTATTGGAAGAGTTTTACACTATATTGCAATCTAACCAATATATTAATTCTGGCGGTGTTGATTATGCAAGAGAGTTGCTGATTAAGACACTTGGACCAGATATTGCAAAGAGAGTGCTTGATAAACTTGCAAAAACTATGCAATCTACCAAGAATTTTGGTTATTTGGATAAGGTAAAGCCGCAACAACTTGCAGACTTTATTGTAAATGAGCACCCGCAGACAATAGCCCTAATTCTAGCACATATGGATTCTGGTGGTGCAGCAGAAACTTTGGGCTTTTTTACAGATGAGCTGCGCGCGGAAATTTCTATCCGTATGGCAAACTTAGGGGATATTTCACCTTCTGTTGTAAAAAGAGTTTCAGCGGTGCTAGAGCAACAAGTAGAATCTCTTACAAGCTACAAAGTCGAAGTTGGTGGTCCTCGTGCTGTTGCTGAAATGTTTAACCGCATGGGACAAAAAACCGCAAAAGCTACATTAGCACAGATAGAGCAAAGAGACGAGCAGCTTGCCAATGAGATTAAAGAAATGATGTTTACTTTTGAAGATATGATTAAGCTTGATAAGTCCGCTATTATTGAGATTCTAAAAGTTGCAGATAAGAAGGATTTAGCATTGGCATTGAAATCAAGTGCTGATGAATTGAAGCAGAAGTTTATGAGTAATATGAGTTCGAGAGCAAGTGAGCAGTTTGCTGAAGAGATTCAGTTTTTAGGTGCGGTTAAAGTGCGTGATATAGAAGCGGCACAAAGAAAGATTATTGAGATAGTTCAAAATCTATCAGAACAAGGCTTAATACAATTAGGAGAACAAGACGATGTTATCTCGTAA
- a CDS encoding chemotaxis response regulator CheY produces MKLLVVDDSSTMRRIIKNTLQRLGYEDILEAEHGVEAWNQMSTIEGINVLITDWNMPEMNGLELVKKVRAEEKYKDIPIIMVTTEGGKSEVITALKAGVNNYIVKPFTPQVLKEKLEVVLGINE; encoded by the coding sequence TTGAAATTGCTTGTAGTTGATGATAGTTCTACGATGAGACGGATTATTAAAAACACTCTTCAAAGACTTGGTTATGAAGATATTTTAGAGGCTGAGCATGGAGTTGAAGCTTGGAATCAGATGAGTACCATTGAGGGTATTAATGTCTTGATTACAGACTGGAATATGCCAGAGATGAATGGCTTAGAGCTTGTAAAAAAAGTGCGTGCAGAAGAAAAGTATAAAGATATTCCAATTATTATGGTAACAACTGAAGGTGGAAAATCAGAGGTTATCACCGCATTAAAAGCTGGAGTTAATAACTATATTGTTAAGCCTTTTACACCACAGGTTTTAAAAGAAAAACTAGAAGTTGTGCTAGGAATTAACGAGTAA